The genomic interval CCTCACGACGAACGTCCTTGCCGCTCTTGAAACCCTCGGCCAGGTAGTACGTGAAGATCGCCCCGAATTCCGGGTTTGGCGCCATGAAATAGCTGTCGCCCTGGAACGCCTGACAGCCGGGCGATCCACAGCCCAGCGAACGTTTCGGAACGTACCAGAGCGCATCGGCAACATCGAACAGCACGTTGCCGCTCTGCAGCATGTCCGCATTGACCTGCCGCAGTGGCGAATAGTCGTCCAGCACATAGAAACTGCGTCCGAAGGTCGCGCCCACGAGGTCGTTCTCACGCTGCTGAATCGCGAGGTCGCGGAACGGAATGTTGGGGGTGCCGCCTTTGAGCTTGGTCCAGGAACCGCCGCCATCGACTGTGAAGAACAAGCCGAATTCGGTGCCGACGAACAACAGGTCCGGCTCAACGTGGTCCTGTACTACGCGCCAGAGCACATGGCGTTCGGGCAGGTTGCCCGAGATGCTGCGCCAGCTTCGGCCGCGGTTCTCGCTCTTCAGGATGTAGGGCGCAAAATCGCCGGCCTTGTGATCGTCGACGACGGCGTAGACGGTGTCGGCATCGTGCAGATCCGCCTTGATGTCATTGACGAAGAACCGATCCGGCACACCCGGTAGCTCGTCGATCGTGCGCCAGGTTTCGCCGCCATCCCCGGTGATGCTGATCAGCCCGTCGTCGGAGCCCGCGTACAGTACGTCCGGATCGATCGGCGACTGGGAAATGTTGACGATCGTGTTGTAGCTGGACATGGCCCACAGGTCGCGCGGCGCGTCATAACTCCAGGTGCGGCCCATGACCGGCAGGCTGACGCGATCTTCGTCACGTGTCAGATCACCGCTGATCGGCGTCCAGGTGTCGCCATGGTCATCGCTTCGCCACACGCGCTGCGACGCGAAAAACAGCGTTTTCGAATCGTGCGGACTGATCAGGATCGGGGCGTCCCAGTTGTAGCGATCGGGCGGCTCGCCCTCGCGCGCCTGCGGACGAATATAGGTGTTCTCTCCGGTGCGCCGGTCGTAGCGGGTCAGGTTGCCCTGCTGCCACTCCGCGTAGACGATGTCCGGATTGTCGGGATCCACCGCGGACTGATGGCCGTCACCGAAGAGCGTGACAAACCAGTCTGCATTGCGGATTCCGGACGCGTCCCAGGTTTGCGAAGGCCCGCCCTGGCTGTTGTTGTCCTGCGTCCCGCCGTAGATGTTGTAGAACGGTTCGTCGTAGTCGACGGCCACCTTGTAGAACTGCGTAATGGGCAGGTTCGCAACGTATTTCCAGGTTTCGCCGAGGTCGAAACTCTCGTAAATGCCACCGTCGTTGCCAAGGATCAGATAGTTCGGGTCGTCCGCACGAAACGCCATCGCATGATGGTCTACGTGCTTGGTTTCGTGCTCCATTCTGACGAAGTCCTTACCGCCGTTATCCGTGCGGTGCAGGTGCACGTCCATCTGGTAGACACGATCAAAAGCGTGCGGGCTGGCAAAAATTTCCTGGTAGTAGTGCGGACCGGTGCCGCTGGACAGGTAGTCGTTCATTTTCTCCCAGGTCTCGCCGCCGTCGGCCGAGCGCCAAAAACCGCCCGTGCGATTGTCGAGCTCGATCGTGGCGTAGATCACATCGGGATTCTGCGGGCTGACGGCCAGGCCGGTCTTGCCCGTCATGCCCCCCGGAAGCCCCTTCTCCAGCCGACGCCAGGTTTCGCCGCCGTCGACCGACTTGTGGATACCCGTGCCGGGACCACCATCGATCAGCACCGCAACGTTGCGCAGCCGCTGCCACGAAACGGCATACATGACGTCAGGGTTGCGCGGATCCATGTGCACTTCCGAAACGCCCGTGTACTGGTCGTCCTCGTCAGTGTTGCCGAGCCCGTCTCCCAGCACCTTGCGCCAGTTTTCGCCGCCGTCGGTTGACTTGTAGAGGCCGCGTTCACCGCCGCCCGACCACAGCGGCCCCTGCGCCGCGACAAAGATCGTGTCCGAGTCCCTCGGGTCAATCCGGATCATGCCGACCCGCTCCGACGCCTCGAGGCCCATGTTCTCCCAGTTCTTGCCGCCGTCCCGGCTACGATAGACGCCGTCGCCATAGCCAACATGACGCCCGCTGACGTTTTCGCCGGTACCCACCCAGACAACGTCCGGGTTATTGGGGTCCAGCGTAATTGCGCCGATGGAATACGAGCCCTGATCGTCAAATATCGGTGTCCAGGTCGTACCCGAGTTTTCGGTCTTCCAGACATTGCCGCTGCCCACAGCCACATACCAGACGTTGTTGTTGTCCGGGTGGATGACAATGTCGGAGATTCGTCCCGACATGAGTGCGGGCCCGATCCCGCGCAATTCAAGGCCTTCGAAAGTGGCTTCGTTGAACCCCGGCGTCGATTCCTCGTCCTGGGCGAAGACCGGCGCGCACAGCACGACGGCGGCCAGCGCCGCCAACATTTGATTCCGCATGATTAACCCCTCTTCCAGTGCTCCATCAACCTTATAACGCCGTATCAGCGCGTTCACAAGCGCGCAGATGCGCGACGCCGGCGCCCAAGGCTTGGATCCTCCCATTAAAGACCCAATTTGGGCGGTAACTTAACAGACAAGCCAGCGGCAATAGTCGCGCAGGACATCAAGACAGGCGTCGATCTCGCGCATCGTGTTGTAGTGCGCGATGCCGATCCGCACCACTCCGCCCGAGTCATTCAGCCCGAATGCGTTGATCGGTTCCGCCGCGTAGGCATGGCCGTGCCAGACGAA from Gemmatimonadota bacterium carries:
- a CDS encoding glycosyl hydrolase: MRNQMLAALAAVVLCAPVFAQDEESTPGFNEATFEGLELRGIGPALMSGRISDIVIHPDNNNVWYVAVGSGNVWKTENSGTTWTPIFDDQGSYSIGAITLDPNNPDVVWVGTGENVSGRHVGYGDGVYRSRDGGKNWENMGLEASERVGMIRIDPRDSDTIFVAAQGPLWSGGGERGLYKSTDGGENWRKVLGDGLGNTDEDDQYTGVSEVHMDPRNPDVMYAVSWQRLRNVAVLIDGGPGTGIHKSVDGGETWRRLEKGLPGGMTGKTGLAVSPQNPDVIYATIELDNRTGGFWRSADGGETWEKMNDYLSSGTGPHYYQEIFASPHAFDRVYQMDVHLHRTDNGGKDFVRMEHETKHVDHHAMAFRADDPNYLILGNDGGIYESFDLGETWKYVANLPITQFYKVAVDYDEPFYNIYGGTQDNNSQGGPSQTWDASGIRNADWFVTLFGDGHQSAVDPDNPDIVYAEWQQGNLTRYDRRTGENTYIRPQAREGEPPDRYNWDAPILISPHDSKTLFFASQRVWRSDDHGDTWTPISGDLTRDEDRVSLPVMGRTWSYDAPRDLWAMSSYNTIVNISQSPIDPDVLYAGSDDGLISITGDGGETWRTIDELPGVPDRFFVNDIKADLHDADTVYAVVDDHKAGDFAPYILKSENRGRSWRSISGNLPERHVLWRVVQDHVEPDLLFVGTEFGLFFTVDGGGSWTKLKGGTPNIPFRDLAIQQRENDLVGATFGRSFYVLDDYSPLRQVNADMLQSGNVLFDVADALWYVPKRSLGCGSPGCQAFQGDSYFMAPNPEFGAIFTYYLAEGFKSGKDVRREAEKKLEAENEDVAAAAWDTILSEEREDEPAIVFTVTDTDGNLVRQIEAPADAGFHRVAWDLRYPELQPWSPELEESDSGGVGVL